The nucleotide sequence cctcccgagtacctgggacaacaggcatgtgccaccatgcctagctaactttttctatatatatttttagttggccagataatttctttctattttcagtagagacggggtcttgctcttgctcaggctggtcttgaactcctgacctcgagcgatccacctgcctcagcctcccagagtgctaggattacaggtgtgagccacctcgcccggcccctcAGAAGATTCTAATGTGCAGACAAGATGGagaacactaacctaaaaccatAAACTGTATAAATTCCTCTCTCATCCCATTTGTGAATGTTTTAtcaggaagaaacaaaagctTAAGCACCATATACTACCACCTGGTAAAActgtttaatattaaataaggtaatgtGAAAGGGCCTATGACAGCACAGAGTAAGTGATCAAAAATGTAAATTGATTCTGAATCTCATTCTTAGTTTATTTGGGAATCACACATTTGAAAATCTAGTTTAAAAATTATGGCTTTGTATAATATTTTGCACATAACTGTAGGGTGTTCATAGGACTCCATGACCCATTTGAACCACACTCCCTTTTCCCCTCATTCCAGTTAAGCCTAACTCTAATGCATTTAGAATAAAAGTTTATGTGTgtattcttgttttgtttttaaatattattcttctaTCAAAGTTACCCTAACCTTGAGTTTCACTGGCAGGGTTAATTCATgagcaggagaaaggaaaaactgGAGGGAGATGGGAAATGAAGGAATAgaagaagcagaagagaaaaggagaaaaacacaaaatttaagagGGTATTTGTTACGGTGGGTGTCCTGTCCTCTCACGTGACCTTGGTGTTCTGCCTTAGCTCCTCCCAGGGCTGAGGGCAGTCAGATAAGGCCTCTGTCATTGCTGGGGACATGCAAATGTTTCTTTAACCGCATGACTCAGCCTGTCCTAGGAGAGTAATATGCAGTTATAGATTAGGATTAGTTATATGTTAGGATGTGTTTGACTTAAGTAGTGAGAGTGGAAGTTCAGATTTTTAATTTGGAGAGAATCCTGACACagtctttcctatttcttttctgcAGATGGCAGGATTTCCATAATATATATAGTATGAGTTCCACATCTCAGCCTCTTACCCAGCTTCAGATCTACCAGCTGGAAAGTAAATGGGATTTGCATGAATTCCACACTGAACTGAAATACAGACTGCAGTGTTAATATCCTTTTCTTCTGATTGTTAACAGGTACTAACTGATGTCAAACAGAATGTGTTACTGTGTCTTAGATAGGCATGCAGCTTAAGCAGAGCCATTAACAtctgttggaaaaaaattattttttgaaaattgaattattttaaatgaatttgtttctattttgtagtGTCACCTTTTACAATATGCAAAACCATGTCCTAACTTTTCGATTttgtatatttcaattttaaaaatattttaattgagagGGAACATATTTGTAATTGTAttctaatattataattaatagaatggtaatatttttgttaaagtaaTTTTCACAAATTCTCATTacatatttttccacatttaaattctctgaaattGTGCTGCATCTTTTAGTTGTTACAATTAAAACATTGATTCATTCTTTAATTGTAacccattttcatttttagtataaCCTCACATAATGGTAAATCTTAAAATTGATGACTTTTTAGAGTTGACAAAAattgttatttcaaaaatttaatgttttgctGTTTGCTCAGTTGTCTAACTTTCTCAGATAGTGCCTATGCCTGTAACATCCTCTAGCACAGGGTTTTCTTAACTGGGAGCAATTttacctccacccccacccccacccccagccccgggaCACCTGGCTCTATCTGGAGATACTTTCAACTGTCACAACTCTTGAGGGTCGGAGGGGGGCACTATTGGCATATAGTGGGTAGAAGCCAAGAAATGCTgtcaaacatcctacaatgcacaacaCAGCTCCCCCAAAACCGAAAATGATTTGCTCCGATGTTaatagtgctgaggctgagataACCTGCcctagaaattctttttttaaaattcacttattttaaagatctatatcaaatatattttgactGCTTCTACTTTGCTAGATTCAGTGGACAAGTCAAAGTCATTTGTGACTtgtcctttttcaaaaaaatttttaagttgaatGTTTTCCCCTAAATTAGTCATAAAATAACCTAACTGATAAAGTCAGCAATTAAAAGCACCACAACCATCTCTTTTGAAAAAGAGTATTACTGTTGCAGAGCTAATGGAATTTTAGATATGTCTGTCATTTTTGGTTTAGCAGAAAAGTGAGAATATTGATCAATTCTGTGTAGTTGTTTGTGAAGAACTTGTTTTTTAAGTGCCATTAAACTGTTCCCAACTCTGTGCATTTTCTATTCGTTACTAATTTGAATGATTATCTTcagttcctcagaaaattaaatgtCGTCAGAAGATCGAGAAGCTCAGGACGATGAATTGCTGGCCCTGGCGAGTATTTATGATGGAGATGAATTTAGAAAAGCAGAATCTGTCCAAGGTGGAGAAACCAGGATCTATTTGGATTTGCCACAAAATTTCAAGATATTTGTGAGCGGTTAGTTAATAATATGCTCTTAAACagatttttcttaataaagatGATTCCTGATTTCTTAGTGTACCCTAAACTATttgtcattttgcatttttaggcATTAGTGATAGATGATAGCATTGCAGATTTAATGactgtttctgttttaaatgaaaattggAATGAGGGCTAAACAGTTTTCAATTTGATTCCACCTCTTTGACCACTGACGTGAACCATTATCTTGCATATTTCATACATCCTAGTCTTCTTCTAAGTAGCAGTTTATCAGCCATGAGTCattggctgggttttttttttgtttgtttgtttgttttttcttttcttttttgagacagagtctccctctgttgcctaggcttgAGCGTTGTGGGGTCAGCCTAGTTctcagcaacctcagactcctgggctcaagcgatcctcctgcctcagcctcccgagtagcaggactacaggcacatgccaccatgcccagctaattttttctatttttagttgcccagctaattttttttagtagagccagggtctccctcttgcataggctggtctcaaactcctgacctcaaatgatcctcctcccttggcctcccagagtgctaggattacaggtgtgaggcactgtgcccagctgattgGCTGTTAAATAGAGATAATCaaagagaaagtgaaataatGTATGGGAAAACTCTAAAGTACCGTGGTGGTTGTTAATACTATTTGGTTTCCAGAATCATTTCAACTGCCATAAACATATAACACATGCTGTTACTCTGTGACCTTTTgcttcagaaaaaacaaaactgcttttGATACATTCATGAAAGACCTTGATGTatatacttttgaaaatgtttctacTAGAAATGGATTAAGTAAAGAAAGTAAGTGTGATAATTTAAATGAAGCTTTGATTGTGAGAGTGTAGTGTGTTATATCATGCCCTCAAGCCTGAGATCACTGTGTTGGTACAGATTTTCCCAACTATGATTCATGGATAGCTGGTGCATACTGGTCTAAGTAGGTCATGGCTGTACGGTAGAAATAAACATCCTTTTCTCTAGATTGTGTCTTTAATCATCTACTGTAAACCaaaccaacaacaaaacacaacatTGTATTGTTACTTGGTCATTAGTGTTAGGAATTGTACTCagaaatgtatacaaaaataagTTGTGTATCTCCATTATACATTTCATGGTGCTTGGTAGATTTTTCAAGggtttataagattttttttttaaggtggtgGCTATGAAGTTAAAATTAGGAAACAGTGCTTTATGGGAGGGGGTTTTATCCCCTCAACTAAAGCATTAAGTCTTGAGCACTGCTCAACAGTAATAGACACTCAAGTGTTGACCAACTGATCCTTTCTAATCTTTGTTTTTGGTTCAGGCAATTCAAATGAGTGTCTCCAGAATAGTGGCTTTGAATACACCATTTGCTTTCTGCCTCCTCTTGTGCTGAACTTTGAACTGCCACCAGATTAtccatcctcctccccaccttcatTCACACTTAGTGGCAAATGGCTGTCACCAACTCAGGTTAGACCCGAAACTTAATTTTTCCTATCCatttttagaaacttaaaaagTCATCTTTAATTGAAGACTACCTTGATGATCTTAAATTCAGTGCATGAAGAGAACAAATGgctttgattttataattttttccccttcatgAATCCTAATGTTGATGAATTGAAAATGTTTggtgttttaaaaaggaatggcAGTGATAAAAACAATTAATCATTATGAATTGCaataggaataatttttaatggagtgtattgtttcctttcttgtcttggtatttttaatttaaactgtATTGTAATGGAGACTATGAGGACTTCCTCATTGtccttactttttttcttagtttcttatCCATGCCTTAAATGAAAGATTTAATTGTAATTAGGACTACAGGTTGAGTTCATGTAGTTATAATCAAATTTTCTGAGTAAATAtgattgcttttctttaaaaaaatctgtatgttAATAACAAATGTTGACTGGTGTCACATACACATAAATgcacacaaaaagaaatgtgtATAATTCCTATAGAGATCTCACTAAGGCCTGAGACCTTATATTAAGAACTTTCATTTCCTCTGGGTTATCTATCCTTGTATAGTAACAACCTCAACTCTTGATTGAGACATAAATATGACTTGAAGCTAATCTAAAGCATTCTGGGATAGATAATAGATCAATAGCAACTACTCTTCTAGAAATTTTGATGAAGATTGATAGGCTGATGTATATTAAGACAAAAGCTGTCAAGAGTTGCTGACCTCAAGGAATAGCTCATCAGTTTTTCCCTTTTGATCATATAGTTTTCATGCCCCCACCCACCAGTCCAGTCTAACCTTTTAGATGAAGTGTGTTTGCAAAATTTAGCTTGTGGTTTAAAAACaagattaaactttaaaaaaggataatacatgTAGAATAAAAAGGAATACTACTTTGTATTCTGTTATCTGTACCAGAAGCAATAGATGGAAGACAGTTGATTATTTGCCCAGGAATATCAAGACCGTTTGACATTTAGTCACTGATAGTTGACTgaattatttagatatttatagTTCCATTTCTCCAGAGAACTCTTGATACTTTGCATCTCTGCACGTGCACGCGCACACATGCACAAAACAGGGATAGATTAGCTGGATGTATGGTTGCAGTTTCAGATTACGGCCAACCTACCTAATGTTGGCTTTGGGGGAGGATGGGTAAGCTGGGGAGGAgggttgttcatttttgttttacagcTAAAATTATAGTAGAATTCtttgtcaaataaatttttatgcatATAATTGACATTTTAATGGGTCTCTTATGTTCCTTCTTGGTTTATTTCTTCACTGCTGCACCCTGATTCCTTGGCATTACGAATCTGACCTGTCGATAGTGAAACTGACATGTGGACTTGTCATTCTCTGAATTGGGGTGGGTAGATAGAGGGAAGTAGGTTTagttttctagtattttccaTCATTCCTCCCTTAGTGTACATACACATagtttctctcttgctcttttccTCTGTCCTCCCCCACCCTTCACATTTACATGCATCCCAGCTGCCTCTTTTGAGAAGGGACTGGAGTAAAAAGGATGGAGGAGAATGGCTTCTTCATTGGACTTGGTGGCTCACACAGCACTCACAGCTTCCCTTTTAGTATTTATCACATTACGGATTTTAGCAGATTCCTAAAAAGCATGGTTGATCTTGTAATCATATTCATGCAAATGTGAAAAAAGCATTAGTTGTCCAGTCTTAATTCATCTGTAAGTATTTTAAGGTAGTTCCTGTACAGCACTGTACAGAGCAAGGAACAGAAAACGTAGTCCTCTTTCACttgttatttaaatttacaaaatttatttgcCATCTGGAAGGCTTATTTTTGGATGTTtacctaaaaaagaaaagctgcttATAATTCCTGAGCTctacttacaaatattttatatttctaatggaAAAATCCTCTTATATTTGCCTTTCAAATTGAACAGACCACTTTTAAAGAGGAAAAGTCAAAATAATTTAACTTCTGTTGCTTAGCTTAGGAAGTGTGAGCTTTCTCTGTGGCAGCCAAACCATGCTGAGGGCTTGTGATTATGTCTAGAGTCAATATCAGTCTGCCTTCCCTCCACTGGCCAGGATCTCATGTAAGCCCAGATTGCTTAGTTAAAAGCAGCttgtaaatttgaaaaacaagGACTAAGGTTGAATTCTGTTAGTAATTTTTTCAGATGAGTTGGCTTTTTGATACGACTGAAagttagaatttaatttttaaactgttcTTTCTAACCATTATTCCATGATATCTAAAGGGCTAGGACTccgaaaggaaaagaaatgtttcattttagaaCTAGATCTCTTTCTTCTACGTGAGATAATATAACAATActaaaacaaagaacagaaaaagaatagaaaaaagtcCTCCATTTTAGTGGCTCAAATGTAAATCTAGTTTTCCATCTTACGGAGTCTTGCTGTTTCTCTTGTTTTCATGGCACTTCTGGCTTCTGACTTTATATTCTCCTCTGGCTCATGTTGCTGAATAGTTTAAAAAGTGCTTCAGTAACAATGTTGGTACTATTTTGTAGCACAGTGTATCACAGCAGTAAAAAATAGTGTTACGAAGTGTAGGGGCCTAATGTACAAGTTAAAAAGATTTCTAGGGAAACCAGGAGTTGGCAAGAGCATCATCATTCCAAATTCACCAGAATCCTTGTGTGTTTTCTCCTAGCTATCTGCCCTATGCAAGCACTTAGACAACCTATGGGAAGAACACCGTGGCAGCGTGGTCCTGTTTGCCTGGATGCAGTTTCTTAAGGAAGAGACCCTAGCATACCTGAATATTGTCTCTCCTTTTGAGCTTAAGATGGGTTCTCAGAAAAAAGTGCAGAGAAGGATGGCTCAAGCCTCTCCCAACACAGAGCTAGATTTTGGAGGAGCTGCTGGATCTGATGTAGACCAAGAGGAAGTTGTGGACGAGAGAGCTGTGCAGGATGTGGAATCATTGTCAAGTCTGATCCAGGAAATCTTGGACTTTGATCAAGCTCAGCAGATAAAATGCTTTAATAGTAAATTGTTCCTGTGCAATATCTGTTTCTGTGAGAAGCTGGGTAGTGAATGCATGTACTTCTTGGAGTGCAGGCATGTGTACTGCAAAGCCTGTCTGAAGGACTACTTTGAAATCCAGATCAGAGATGGCCAGGTTCAGTGCCTCAACTGCCCAGAACCAAAGTGCCCTTCGGTG is from Eulemur rufifrons isolate Redbay chromosome 10, OSU_ERuf_1, whole genome shotgun sequence and encodes:
- the RNF14 gene encoding E3 ubiquitin-protein ligase RNF14 isoform X1 is translated as MSSEDREAQDDELLALASIYDGDEFRKAESVQGGETRIYLDLPQNFKIFVSGNSNECLQNSGFEYTICFLPPLVLNFELPPDYPSSSPPSFTLSGKWLSPTQLSALCKHLDNLWEEHRGSVVLFAWMQFLKEETLAYLNIVSPFELKMGSQKKVQRRMAQASPNTELDFGGAAGSDVDQEEVVDERAVQDVESLSSLIQEILDFDQAQQIKCFNSKLFLCNICFCEKLGSECMYFLECRHVYCKACLKDYFEIQIRDGQVQCLNCPEPKCPSVATPGQVKELVEAELFARYDRLLLQSTLDLMADVVYCPRPCCQLPVMQEPGCTMGICSSCNFAFCTLCRLTYHGVSPCKVTAEKLIDLRNEYLQADEANKRFLEQRYGKRVIQKALEEMESKEWLEKNSKSCPCCGTPIEKLDGCNKMTCTGCMQYFCWICMGSLSRANPYKHFTDPASPCFNRLFHAVDVNGDIWEDEIED